From Mycolicibacterium fluoranthenivorans, one genomic window encodes:
- a CDS encoding IS1634 family transposase, whose product MTYVRKVRTASGAVAVQVVRKHRGKRTILAHVGSAHTDAQLGILLERARQIAAEDQGVLDIEVPARTQSVDGIADWRTGILPLSPGVPRGVPVRPGRTTATHSRLLYEVLGAVYDWLGFDAVDDAVFRDLVIARIVEPTSKAGAARVLTDLGADTVSYRTIQRHLVKVNTGKYRDAIAGMCFTHAADRGGLSLLLYDVTTLYFEAENEDDLRKVGYSKERRVDPQIVVGVLVDRTGFPLEIGCFEGNTAETTTLVPIITAFADRHDLTGTPMVVAADAGMLSASNLAALDEAGLGFIVGSRAVKAPIDLASHFHWNGDVFADGQIIDTVTPRHAKSTVNDLAHRAEPVWNPDDHVGAWRAIWAYSAKRARRDQKTLYAQEARARAVIAGERVAKATRFVKTRAGDRILDEASLARAQSLVGLKGYVTNIPTTEMAASEVIGKYHDLWHVERSFRMSKSDLRARPMFHRTRDAIEAHLSIVFTALAVSHAIQERTGLAIANVIKQLRPLRSATIVINGATETFPPEVPAPQRKIMASLGIPEPGH is encoded by the coding sequence GTGACGTACGTGCGGAAGGTGCGCACGGCCTCGGGTGCGGTAGCGGTGCAGGTTGTGCGTAAACATCGAGGTAAGCGGACCATTCTGGCCCACGTCGGGTCTGCGCATACCGATGCCCAGCTCGGGATTCTGCTTGAACGAGCCCGTCAGATCGCTGCCGAGGATCAAGGTGTTCTCGATATCGAGGTCCCGGCGCGGACTCAATCCGTTGATGGGATCGCCGACTGGCGAACCGGAATCTTACCGTTGTCTCCGGGCGTCCCCAGGGGTGTCCCGGTTCGGCCGGGACGTACCACCGCGACGCATTCGAGGTTGCTCTACGAGGTGCTCGGCGCGGTGTATGACTGGCTTGGTTTCGACGCTGTCGACGACGCGGTGTTTCGGGATCTGGTGATCGCCCGAATCGTCGAGCCCACCAGCAAAGCTGGCGCGGCGCGGGTGCTGACTGATCTGGGCGCAGACACGGTGTCGTACAGGACGATTCAACGTCACCTGGTGAAGGTCAACACCGGAAAGTACCGTGACGCCATCGCCGGGATGTGCTTCACCCATGCCGCGGACCGGGGTGGGTTGAGTCTGCTGCTCTACGACGTCACGACACTGTATTTCGAGGCCGAGAATGAAGACGACCTGCGCAAGGTCGGCTACTCGAAGGAACGCCGCGTTGACCCGCAGATCGTCGTCGGTGTGCTGGTTGATCGCACCGGGTTCCCGTTGGAGATCGGCTGTTTCGAAGGCAACACCGCCGAGACCACCACCCTGGTGCCGATCATCACCGCCTTCGCCGACCGTCACGACCTGACCGGTACACCGATGGTGGTGGCCGCGGACGCGGGCATGCTCTCAGCGTCGAACCTGGCCGCACTCGATGAGGCCGGGTTGGGCTTCATCGTAGGCTCCCGGGCGGTGAAGGCGCCAATCGACCTCGCCAGCCATTTCCATTGGAACGGTGATGTTTTCGCCGATGGGCAGATCATCGACACCGTCACCCCTCGGCACGCCAAGAGCACTGTCAACGACCTCGCACACCGGGCCGAACCGGTGTGGAATCCCGACGATCACGTCGGGGCGTGGCGGGCGATCTGGGCGTATTCGGCCAAACGAGCGCGCCGCGATCAGAAGACGCTCTACGCCCAAGAGGCCCGCGCCCGCGCGGTCATCGCCGGCGAACGCGTCGCCAAAGCCACCCGCTTCGTCAAGACCCGTGCCGGGGACCGCATCCTCGACGAGGCCAGCCTGGCCCGCGCGCAATCACTGGTCGGACTCAAGGGCTACGTCACCAACATCCCCACCACGGAGATGGCCGCGAGCGAGGTGATCGGCAAGTACCACGACCTATGGCACGTCGAACGCTCATTTCGGATGTCCAAGAGCGACCTTCGCGCCCGCCCGATGTTTCACCGCACCCGCGACGCCATCGAAGCCCACCTGAGCATCGTGTTCACCGCCCTGGCCGTCTCCCACGCCATCCAGGAACGCACCGGCCTGGCCATCGCCAACGTCATCAAGCAACTACGGCCACTACGGTCGGCGACCATCGTCATCAACGGCGCCACCGAGACATTCCCACCCGAGGTCCCAGCGCCGCAACGAAAAATCATGGCCAGCCTCGGCATCCCCGAACCGGGGCACTAA
- a CDS encoding SDR family NAD(P)-dependent oxidoreductase — protein sequence MVMLEPSTAVVTGAGRGIGLEIARQLAAAGHKVLLTDVDGDAAERAATEVGGGAWSATHDVRDPSGHREVAAQALAAGPLAVWVNNAGILIAGNSWSHSDAEIASILDVNVRGVVAGSHAAVAAMGAGGGAILNIASLSALAPIPGLAMYAATKAAVLSFTTSLQGDLDHAGLQIRARALCPDVVSTKMVTDRVADPGAALLFAGPRPMDAAAVARAGLELLESRQIFRVVPRWRGVVARTSDAAPSLGLRAFALMRGVGERRQRNHR from the coding sequence ATGGTCATGCTAGAACCATCAACAGCCGTCGTCACAGGAGCAGGTCGAGGGATTGGTCTGGAGATCGCGAGACAACTCGCCGCTGCCGGTCACAAGGTTTTGCTCACGGATGTCGATGGCGACGCGGCGGAGCGCGCTGCCACCGAGGTCGGCGGTGGCGCTTGGAGCGCCACGCACGACGTACGAGATCCGTCGGGTCATCGGGAAGTCGCTGCTCAGGCTTTAGCCGCTGGCCCTCTGGCGGTGTGGGTAAACAACGCTGGGATCCTAATCGCGGGTAACAGCTGGAGTCACAGCGATGCCGAGATTGCGTCGATCCTCGATGTAAATGTACGAGGTGTCGTTGCCGGGTCACACGCGGCAGTTGCCGCCATGGGCGCAGGTGGGGGTGCGATCCTCAACATCGCGTCGCTCTCGGCTCTGGCCCCCATCCCTGGACTCGCGATGTACGCAGCCACTAAAGCCGCCGTATTGTCGTTCACCACATCGCTGCAAGGCGATCTTGACCATGCGGGATTGCAAATCCGTGCCCGGGCGCTATGCCCCGACGTGGTGAGTACGAAAATGGTCACCGACCGAGTCGCCGACCCTGGGGCGGCGCTACTGTTCGCCGGACCTCGTCCAATGGATGCGGCGGCCGTGGCCCGCGCAGGACTCGAGTTGCTGGAGAGTCGCCAGATATTCCGGGTAGTTCCTCGGTGGCGCGGCGTAGTTGCGCGCACTAGCGATGCTGCGCCGTCGCTCGGGTTGAGAGCTTTCGCGTTGATGCGCGGCGTTGGTGAGCGGCGCCAACGCAATCATCGTTGA
- a CDS encoding cytochrome P450: MTKSPSGSASKSRDRLSSVLLNPLPQRVERAIQEVSRRWPVRELAAPPTGSGLKPVIGDQGLPLVGHTLDYIRFGSDLSRERYERFGSVSWMGAFGTKMVVIAGPQATQEALTTKAKAFSQDGWGFLIDAFFHRGLMLMSFDEHLMHRRIMQEAFTRPRLTGYVKQVGPSVRSSVPKWPTGSGVRLYPLLKDLTLNVATDVFMGGRGKEDSRSVNRAFVATVRAASAIVRAPLPGTRYRAGVRGRRLLEAYFARHLPAARSGQNDDLFAALCEARAEDGERFTDADIINHMIFLMMAAHDTSTITTAAVAYFLAKNPEWQDRLRAESDRLGDDLPDIEDLEGLTAMDLVIKESLRLVAPVPLVMRKTVTDTAIDGYYVPSGVLVAITPAVNHFAPTVWTEPDRFDPTRFEPPRREDHAHRFAWLPFGGGAHKCIGMHFGTLEVKAILHEMLREFTWSLDDGYRVRWDNTSLPVPVDGLPITLCRR; this comes from the coding sequence ATGACCAAATCGCCGTCCGGTTCGGCAAGCAAGTCCCGTGACCGTCTGTCGTCGGTACTACTGAATCCCCTCCCGCAGCGCGTCGAGCGCGCTATCCAGGAGGTGAGTCGACGATGGCCGGTTCGCGAACTTGCCGCGCCGCCGACAGGTAGCGGATTGAAGCCAGTTATCGGCGATCAGGGATTGCCTCTCGTTGGCCACACACTGGACTACATTCGCTTCGGCTCTGACCTCAGTAGAGAGCGGTACGAGAGATTTGGTTCGGTCTCGTGGATGGGGGCGTTTGGCACCAAGATGGTCGTCATTGCGGGACCGCAGGCAACTCAAGAAGCACTCACCACCAAAGCCAAGGCTTTCTCGCAAGATGGTTGGGGTTTTCTCATCGATGCGTTCTTTCATCGGGGGCTGATGCTGATGAGCTTCGATGAGCATCTGATGCATCGGCGAATCATGCAGGAGGCGTTCACACGTCCGCGACTAACCGGTTATGTCAAGCAGGTCGGGCCATCGGTTCGTTCTAGCGTACCGAAGTGGCCGACCGGTTCGGGTGTCCGCTTGTATCCCCTGTTGAAGGATTTGACGCTCAACGTGGCAACCGATGTGTTCATGGGCGGCCGCGGGAAAGAGGACAGCCGTTCAGTAAATCGAGCCTTTGTAGCAACCGTCCGCGCTGCCAGTGCGATCGTGCGTGCTCCTCTGCCCGGGACGCGGTACCGCGCCGGAGTGCGCGGTCGCCGGTTGCTGGAGGCGTACTTCGCCCGGCACTTACCGGCGGCACGCTCGGGGCAGAATGATGATTTATTCGCCGCGCTATGTGAGGCGCGCGCCGAGGACGGCGAACGCTTCACTGATGCGGACATCATAAATCACATGATCTTTCTGATGATGGCCGCTCATGACACGTCAACGATCACCACTGCCGCTGTGGCGTACTTCTTGGCGAAGAATCCTGAATGGCAGGATCGACTTCGTGCTGAGTCTGACCGTCTAGGCGACGATCTGCCGGACATTGAGGACCTGGAGGGGCTCACGGCGATGGACTTGGTCATCAAGGAGTCGCTCAGACTAGTTGCACCGGTACCGTTGGTTATGCGTAAGACGGTGACCGACACCGCAATTGATGGCTACTACGTCCCCTCCGGAGTGCTTGTCGCCATCACGCCTGCGGTCAACCACTTTGCGCCCACAGTGTGGACCGAGCCGGACCGGTTTGACCCAACGCGATTCGAGCCGCCACGGCGCGAGGATCACGCCCACCGCTTCGCCTGGCTTCCGTTCGGAGGAGGCGCGCACAAGTGCATCGGGATGCACTTCGGCACCTTGGAGGTGAAGGCAATACTGCACGAGATGCTGCGGGAATTCACCTGGAGTCTGGATGACGGCTACCGCGTTCGGTGGGACAATACGTCCCTGCCTGTCCCTGTCGACGGCCTACCTATTACGTTGTGTCGCCGATGA
- a CDS encoding flavin-containing monooxygenase: MKPVKREQTQDNPPGNPSIVIIGAGFAGITLALRLTRAGFDRVLIVEKGDGVGGVWRENTYPGAACDVPSQLYSISSAPNPTWGRRYAEQRDILAYLRRVVDESGLLPLLRTKTEVAKAAFDERSNTWRLTTTSNEELECDVVISAVGQLSRPSIPNIPGMSGFAGPSFHSANWDHDLNLSGKRIAVVGTGASAVQFVPVVAACAAHLDVFQRSAPWVLPKFDRQYGGRHHQLLRKLPILRLSERLMIWTIFEFLALALVDAKPVARVLGGVALRHLGRQVHDARLRSQLTPDYAPGCKRILFSSDYYPALARPNVALVTDDIEAVEPGGIRTVDGEFHAADVIIYGTGFSATEFLSPMEVHGRSDRTLSDVWADGAHAYYGLSVPDFPNFLMMYGPNTNVGSGSIVYMLESQARHIVRLMKVLRAHPRSVIEVRADVEKRFNDRLGRRLDKSVWTMCTSWYRSARGSISTNWPSPTFLYRLRARRPKRRAYVLSRPAPANSSRRGTPEPANTHLADMPYAPSGADSVD, translated from the coding sequence ATGAAACCCGTGAAACGTGAACAAACCCAGGACAATCCCCCTGGTAACCCCTCGATCGTCATCATCGGCGCCGGCTTCGCCGGAATTACCCTGGCACTCCGCCTCACACGCGCGGGGTTCGACAGGGTCCTCATCGTCGAAAAGGGCGATGGTGTCGGGGGAGTCTGGCGGGAGAACACCTACCCGGGGGCTGCCTGTGATGTCCCGTCGCAGCTGTACTCGATCTCCTCGGCGCCGAATCCCACGTGGGGCCGGCGTTACGCGGAACAACGCGACATCCTCGCCTACCTTCGCCGCGTCGTCGACGAAAGTGGATTGCTGCCCCTCCTTCGGACGAAGACCGAAGTCGCCAAGGCAGCCTTCGATGAGCGCTCGAACACATGGCGTCTGACCACGACTTCCAACGAAGAATTGGAGTGTGATGTCGTCATTTCGGCCGTGGGACAGCTGTCGCGCCCTTCGATCCCGAACATTCCTGGAATGTCGGGGTTCGCGGGCCCGTCGTTTCATTCCGCCAATTGGGACCACGATCTGAATCTCAGCGGCAAGCGCATTGCGGTCGTCGGCACTGGCGCAAGTGCGGTGCAATTCGTCCCGGTGGTCGCTGCATGCGCCGCGCACTTGGATGTTTTCCAACGGTCAGCCCCATGGGTGCTGCCCAAATTCGATCGTCAGTACGGTGGGCGGCATCACCAACTGCTGCGCAAGTTACCCATTCTGCGGCTCAGCGAACGTCTGATGATCTGGACGATATTCGAGTTCTTGGCGTTGGCACTCGTCGATGCGAAGCCAGTGGCGCGAGTCCTTGGCGGCGTCGCCCTCAGGCACCTAGGTCGCCAGGTGCACGACGCGCGGCTGCGTTCCCAACTGACACCGGACTATGCGCCCGGATGCAAGAGGATCCTGTTCTCCAGCGACTACTACCCCGCACTCGCCCGTCCCAACGTCGCACTGGTGACCGACGATATTGAGGCAGTAGAACCCGGCGGAATTCGCACGGTGGACGGCGAATTCCATGCCGCCGACGTCATCATCTACGGCACCGGCTTTAGTGCCACCGAGTTTCTTTCCCCGATGGAGGTCCACGGCCGTTCGGACCGAACATTGTCGGACGTGTGGGCAGATGGCGCGCACGCCTACTACGGCCTGTCGGTGCCAGATTTCCCGAATTTCCTCATGATGTACGGGCCGAACACCAACGTGGGATCCGGGTCGATTGTCTACATGCTCGAGTCGCAGGCCCGACACATCGTCAGGTTGATGAAGGTTCTCCGTGCCCATCCGCGAAGTGTCATCGAGGTGCGTGCCGACGTGGAGAAGCGCTTCAACGACCGGTTGGGTCGCCGCCTGGACAAATCCGTGTGGACTATGTGCACGAGCTGGTATCGCTCGGCGCGCGGTTCGATATCCACCAACTGGCCCAGCCCGACCTTCCTGTATCGCCTTCGTGCGCGCAGGCCGAAGCGGCGCGCTTACGTCCTGTCGCGTCCCGCGCCCGCGAACTCGTCGCGCAGGGGGACACCCGAGCCGGCCAACACCCATCTGGCCGACATGCCCTATGCCCCCAGCGGGGCCGATAGCGTCGACTAG
- a CDS encoding alpha/beta hydrolase, producing MSSPARPNPSMASHLVAATARRVLRPLTQVIPANEHGFAVMDRVLRGTLVVSRPRRAISVEKVDTPFAGERVRGDWVKAANVASDAPPILYIHGGAFSMCSPETHRGLISELSAAARRPVFAVRYRLVPKYPFPAAADDALIAYRWLTEGSAITASSGTVALAGDSAGGQLAAATALGAREHRLPTPDAMLLMSPVLDLTCQLAMDRDLRRRDPFASAISASRTMGLYVAGADPADPRISVLDADLTDMPPTLIQVGGREMLLDDSRVFAKRLQTAGVSSQLQVFRGQIHVFQAMFRLLPEAREALRLGGEFLATSATVR from the coding sequence ATGAGTTCACCTGCCAGGCCGAATCCGAGCATGGCGAGCCACCTGGTCGCGGCAACGGCGCGACGCGTTCTTCGACCTCTCACGCAGGTGATTCCGGCCAACGAGCATGGCTTCGCGGTCATGGACCGCGTGCTACGGGGAACACTCGTGGTGTCGCGGCCAAGGCGCGCAATCAGTGTCGAGAAGGTAGACACGCCCTTCGCCGGTGAACGTGTGCGAGGCGACTGGGTCAAGGCGGCCAACGTGGCCTCGGATGCTCCGCCGATTCTTTATATACACGGCGGCGCATTTTCTATGTGCTCTCCCGAGACCCACCGTGGCCTCATCAGCGAACTGTCCGCGGCCGCCCGCAGGCCGGTATTTGCCGTGCGCTATCGATTGGTCCCGAAATATCCCTTCCCGGCGGCCGCAGATGATGCACTGATCGCTTATCGATGGTTGACAGAGGGAAGCGCGATCACCGCGTCTTCTGGCACGGTGGCGCTCGCCGGAGATTCCGCAGGCGGCCAGCTTGCTGCGGCGACGGCGCTTGGCGCTCGGGAACATCGACTGCCGACGCCGGATGCCATGCTGCTGATGTCGCCGGTGCTGGATTTGACATGTCAACTTGCGATGGACCGTGATCTGCGCAGACGGGACCCCTTTGCGTCCGCCATCTCTGCGTCGAGAACAATGGGTCTGTACGTGGCGGGCGCCGATCCAGCCGACCCGAGGATAAGCGTGCTCGACGCTGATCTCACGGACATGCCACCAACTTTGATTCAGGTCGGCGGACGAGAGATGTTGCTCGACGACTCCAGAGTCTTTGCCAAACGTCTGCAGACTGCAGGGGTCTCCTCGCAGTTGCAAGTTTTCCGCGGCCAGATCCATGTCTTCCAGGCGATGTTTCGCCTATTGCCCGAAGCGCGTGAGGCCCTCAGGCTCGGTGGCGAGTTCTTGGCTACTTCGGCCACCGTCCGTTGA
- a CDS encoding flavin-containing monooxygenase: MLVIGAGFSGIGVGIKLLKEGFSDFLIVDEAQGVGGTWYWNTYPGIAVDIPSYSYQFSFEKRPSWSRTYAPGIELKNYAKHCVEKYGLASRIRFGVTVVRAEFDEESTLWRLFTSTDEELTARFVINASGVLTRPKTPDIPGVGDFGGVTMHTSRWDHQQTLTGKRVAVIGTGASAVQLIPSIAKDVDTLTVFQRTPIWCLPKFDFAVPRPLSALLRLAPGAQIAARAASQAFVELTFPVAAHFHTAIPLASAIERAAISYMRRQVTDPVVRDKLTPRYALGCKRPSFHNEYLKTFNRGNVHLETNPITRVDETAVITADGARHEIDVLVLATGFKVMESDSMPTYSLRGVAGRDQAQWWDENRLQAYEGVSVPGFPNHFSVFGPYGYNGSSYFALIEAQAGHILRCLRQARTAGSNYVEVREEANQRFFAEMLARRHTQVFWQDSCAGANSYYFDKHGDVPLRPTTTVESIWRSRRFDLADYRFERRPAKKADTAPQKVVTAG; this comes from the coding sequence ATATTGGTCATCGGAGCTGGATTCTCCGGGATCGGGGTGGGCATCAAGCTGCTGAAGGAAGGTTTCTCAGACTTCCTCATCGTTGATGAGGCCCAAGGGGTGGGTGGAACCTGGTACTGGAATACCTACCCGGGGATTGCAGTAGACATTCCGTCATATAGTTACCAATTCTCCTTTGAGAAACGCCCGTCGTGGTCACGTACCTATGCGCCGGGGATCGAACTGAAGAACTACGCGAAGCATTGCGTGGAAAAATATGGCCTCGCGTCGCGCATCCGCTTCGGAGTCACGGTTGTGAGGGCTGAGTTCGACGAAGAATCGACATTGTGGCGTTTGTTCACCTCGACAGATGAGGAACTGACAGCCAGGTTCGTCATCAATGCCTCCGGGGTTCTCACGCGACCAAAAACGCCGGACATACCGGGGGTCGGGGACTTCGGCGGGGTCACGATGCACACGTCGCGCTGGGACCACCAGCAGACCCTCACCGGAAAGAGGGTCGCCGTCATCGGGACGGGCGCCTCGGCGGTGCAACTGATCCCCTCGATAGCCAAGGACGTGGACACACTCACCGTCTTTCAGCGCACCCCGATATGGTGTCTACCGAAATTCGACTTCGCGGTGCCCCGCCCGCTGAGTGCTCTTCTCCGGCTCGCACCCGGAGCGCAGATCGCCGCGCGGGCAGCCAGCCAGGCGTTTGTCGAACTCACCTTTCCCGTCGCAGCGCACTTCCATACCGCCATACCGCTGGCGTCGGCGATCGAGCGTGCAGCGATCAGCTACATGCGTCGGCAGGTCACAGACCCGGTCGTTCGGGATAAGCTGACACCGCGCTACGCGCTGGGCTGCAAGCGGCCAAGCTTTCACAACGAATATCTCAAGACGTTCAACCGCGGCAACGTCCATCTTGAAACCAACCCCATCACCCGGGTGGATGAAACCGCGGTAATTACGGCCGATGGCGCCAGACACGAGATCGACGTGCTCGTGCTGGCAACGGGATTCAAGGTCATGGAATCGGACAGCATGCCCACCTACTCGCTCAGAGGTGTCGCCGGCCGAGACCAGGCACAGTGGTGGGACGAGAACCGACTCCAGGCATATGAGGGCGTCAGCGTGCCAGGATTCCCGAACCATTTCTCAGTGTTTGGCCCGTACGGATACAACGGCTCGTCCTACTTCGCACTCATCGAGGCACAGGCGGGTCACATTCTCCGTTGCCTCCGGCAGGCCAGGACGGCCGGCTCGAACTACGTCGAGGTACGCGAGGAGGCGAATCAACGCTTCTTCGCGGAGATGCTGGCACGGCGGCATACGCAGGTCTTCTGGCAGGACAGCTGCGCGGGCGCGAACAGCTATTACTTCGACAAGCATGGGGACGTGCCTCTGCGTCCGACGACGACGGTCGAGTCGATCTGGCGCAGTCGACGATTCGACCTGGCCGACTACCGTTTCGAACGACGACCGGCGAAAAAGGCGGACACTGCCCCACAGAAGGTGGTCACCGCCGGATGA
- a CDS encoding flavin-containing monooxygenase, with amino-acid sequence MSDTTTVLIVGAGFAGLGTAIRLLQQGIDDFVVLERADEVGGTWRDNTYPGAACDIPSLLYSYGFEQNPDWSRAYSGSAEILGYIKTMVDKYSLSRFIRFGVNVTGLEFDEESALWTAQTADGSQFTARTAVMASGPLANASLPDIRGLDTFDGHKIHSARWDHDYDMSDKRVAVIGTGASAVQIIPELVKTARSVKVFQRTPGWVLPRPDFSHPQWARTAFRRAPLVQKAARQAWFWVHELMAVGMVWDTPVTTGIQLVAKANLRRQVSDTWLRRQLTPNFRAGCKRMLMSSDYYPALQRDNCKLISWPIATLSPNGIRTADGIEHEVDCIVFATGFDVCKAGTPFPICAAGRELSDEWSQGAYAYRSVTVAGYPNLFFTFGPNSGPGHNSALVYMEAEINYIVKAIGAIIANDLSTLEVREDRQNNYHGEVQQRLGSTTWNSGCKSWYLTNDGYNGTMYPGFATQFVRALSKVDMGDYVTTPTTARTEHHPTEHAQNGSNVAKVAQGRKAKVTQGRKSAGALPTRSDVKADILDVGVGKVPPKRAASRVRKDA; translated from the coding sequence ATGAGCGACACCACGACCGTCTTGATCGTCGGTGCGGGTTTCGCCGGCCTGGGAACCGCAATCCGGTTGCTACAACAGGGTATCGACGATTTCGTTGTCCTTGAACGTGCCGACGAGGTGGGTGGTACCTGGCGGGACAACACCTATCCCGGCGCGGCGTGCGACATCCCGTCGCTGCTCTATTCCTACGGGTTCGAGCAAAATCCGGACTGGTCCCGCGCGTATTCGGGCAGCGCCGAGATCCTCGGCTACATCAAGACGATGGTGGACAAGTACTCGCTGTCGCGTTTCATCCGGTTCGGAGTGAACGTCACCGGTCTGGAGTTCGACGAGGAAAGCGCACTGTGGACGGCGCAGACAGCTGACGGCTCGCAGTTCACGGCGCGCACCGCAGTGATGGCCAGTGGGCCGCTGGCGAATGCGAGCCTGCCGGACATCCGCGGACTGGACACCTTCGATGGTCACAAGATCCACAGTGCGCGTTGGGATCACGACTACGACATGAGCGACAAACGTGTCGCCGTGATCGGCACCGGAGCCAGCGCTGTTCAGATCATTCCCGAACTGGTGAAGACTGCGCGGTCGGTGAAGGTCTTCCAACGCACCCCCGGCTGGGTCCTCCCTCGGCCCGACTTCTCCCATCCGCAGTGGGCGCGCACGGCGTTTCGTCGAGCGCCTCTCGTGCAGAAAGCCGCACGGCAGGCGTGGTTCTGGGTGCACGAGCTCATGGCCGTCGGCATGGTCTGGGATACCCCGGTCACCACCGGCATCCAGCTGGTGGCGAAGGCGAATTTACGGAGGCAGGTATCGGATACTTGGCTCAGGCGCCAGCTGACGCCGAACTTCCGCGCCGGCTGCAAACGGATGCTGATGAGCAGCGATTACTACCCCGCTCTTCAACGCGACAACTGCAAGCTCATCTCATGGCCGATCGCGACCCTGTCGCCGAATGGCATACGGACCGCAGATGGCATCGAACACGAAGTGGACTGCATCGTCTTTGCCACCGGCTTCGATGTATGCAAGGCCGGCACGCCTTTTCCCATCTGCGCAGCTGGTCGTGAGCTCTCCGACGAGTGGTCCCAGGGCGCCTATGCGTACCGGAGCGTCACCGTTGCGGGCTATCCCAATCTGTTCTTCACCTTCGGTCCGAATTCAGGGCCCGGCCATAACTCGGCCCTCGTGTACATGGAGGCCGAGATCAACTACATCGTCAAAGCCATCGGCGCGATCATCGCGAATGATCTCAGTACGCTCGAGGTCCGCGAAGATCGGCAAAATAATTACCACGGCGAGGTACAGCAGCGGTTGGGAAGTACGACTTGGAATTCGGGTTGCAAGAGCTGGTACCTCACGAATGACGGATACAACGGCACCATGTACCCCGGTTTCGCCACCCAGTTCGTGCGCGCACTGTCCAAGGTCGACATGGGTGATTATGTAACGACCCCGACAACCGCACGAACTGAGCACCACCCAACCGAACACGCCCAAAACGGCTCGAATGTGGCCAAGGTTGCCCAGGGCCGCAAGGCCAAGGTAACCCAGGGCCGAAAAAGCGCAGGCGCCCTGCCAACGCGGTCTGACGTCAAAGCCGACATCCTGGACGTGGGCGTCGGGAAAGTACCGCCTAAGCGCGCAGCCTCGAGAGTGAGGAAAGACGCTTGA
- a CDS encoding SDR family NAD(P)-dependent oxidoreductase gives MDFLWWGKSPRRSDRANAVVTGAGSGIGRAFAVELARRGGRVVCADIDPVRAKETVGLVVQAGGDGLDIVCDVSDEEQVRELAHSAEEWFGESPSLVINNAGIGVGGNVIGATAKRDWETTLSINLWGVIYGCEIFVPRLRARGSGGIINVASAASFGAAPRMAAYNVSKAGVLSLSETLAAELSGTGVAVTVLCPTFVKTNIVDNPGIEESAAKLATNLMKWTGVSAESVARKTLDANDRGQLHVLPQVDAKILWLFKRAVPATYTRALGLVERIAR, from the coding sequence ATGGATTTCTTGTGGTGGGGCAAGTCGCCTCGCAGAAGTGACCGCGCGAACGCGGTTGTTACAGGGGCTGGCAGTGGAATTGGTCGCGCTTTTGCGGTAGAGCTCGCCCGCAGAGGCGGGCGGGTGGTATGCGCCGACATCGATCCCGTGCGTGCCAAGGAGACGGTCGGTCTCGTCGTCCAAGCGGGCGGTGATGGCCTCGACATCGTGTGCGATGTCTCCGATGAAGAACAGGTCCGCGAACTCGCCCACAGCGCTGAAGAGTGGTTTGGGGAGTCGCCCAGCCTGGTGATCAACAACGCGGGCATCGGAGTCGGTGGCAATGTCATCGGCGCGACGGCTAAACGCGACTGGGAGACGACGCTCTCAATCAACTTGTGGGGAGTGATCTACGGCTGCGAGATCTTCGTACCGCGGCTTCGCGCGAGGGGCAGCGGCGGAATTATCAACGTCGCGTCGGCTGCAAGTTTCGGAGCGGCGCCTCGGATGGCTGCCTACAACGTCAGCAAGGCCGGAGTGCTCTCGCTATCCGAGACTTTGGCGGCCGAGCTGAGTGGTACTGGTGTGGCGGTGACTGTACTGTGCCCGACATTTGTCAAGACCAACATCGTCGATAACCCTGGTATTGAGGAGTCGGCCGCCAAGCTGGCAACGAATTTGATGAAGTGGACCGGCGTGTCGGCGGAATCGGTGGCGCGCAAAACGTTGGACGCGAACGATCGCGGTCAGTTGCACGTCCTACCCCAAGTCGACGCGAAGATTCTCTGGTTATTTAAGCGGGCAGTGCCTGCCACGTATACCCGTGCGCTCGGTTTGGTTGAGCGAATCGCGCGCTAA